In a genomic window of Leptolyngbya sp. SIO1E4:
- a CDS encoding helix-turn-helix transcriptional regulator has protein sequence MSLDLTATEFDNIYAEAEHHCPPATSADDLETIYTMPSQLGCGYCREIELCSGLDLAIFHETYSDGFIYRGVENPHPVQFMVHLSGTVDSGSFLYQDSNYSYVGGSGIQPAVTNCYLANQPLTGVDIHLQPHLLRQLFATPTVELLPEFQPLVQGDDWQQVFSPKVTRAMRAVVQQIIDCPFMGTTKRLYLQSKVFELMALQLDGISNEKTTALSGLLKADTAARIHYAAEILRSHLENPPSNTELAQRIGIGLTTLNKGFWTVFGVTPFAYLTRCRMEQAERLLRQPDCTVAEVANQVGYANPAQFAAVFKRQFGMTPRECMRGSIHHQP, from the coding sequence ATGAGTCTAGATTTGACAGCTACAGAATTCGATAACATTTATGCCGAAGCTGAGCATCACTGTCCTCCGGCTACATCAGCTGACGATCTGGAAACCATCTATACGATGCCGTCGCAGTTGGGCTGTGGCTATTGTCGTGAAATTGAGCTGTGTTCAGGTTTAGATCTTGCCATCTTTCACGAAACTTACTCCGACGGATTCATCTATCGAGGCGTTGAGAACCCACATCCAGTACAGTTTATGGTGCATCTGTCGGGAACTGTAGACAGCGGCAGTTTTCTCTATCAAGATTCAAACTATAGCTATGTCGGTGGCAGCGGGATTCAACCTGCTGTAACCAACTGTTATCTGGCCAATCAACCCTTAACAGGGGTAGATATTCACCTGCAGCCGCACCTGCTGAGACAGCTATTTGCAACACCAACCGTAGAACTGCTGCCTGAATTTCAGCCGCTGGTGCAAGGGGATGACTGGCAGCAGGTCTTTTCGCCAAAGGTCACGAGAGCCATGCGGGCAGTGGTACAGCAGATAATCGACTGCCCATTTATGGGAACGACTAAACGACTGTATTTGCAAAGCAAAGTATTTGAGCTGATGGCGCTACAGCTTGATGGGATTTCTAATGAGAAAACGACTGCTCTATCGGGTTTGCTCAAGGCTGACACGGCTGCTCGGATTCACTATGCAGCAGAGATATTGCGATCGCACCTCGAAAATCCGCCTTCTAACACCGAGCTAGCGCAGCGGATCGGTATTGGACTAACCACTCTAAACAAAGGATTTTGGACAGTTTTCGGGGTCACTCCGTTTGCTTATTTAACCCGCTGTCGCATGGAACAGGCTGAACGACTACTGCGGCAGCCAGACTGCACGGTGGCAGAGGTGGCTAATCAGGTGGGCTATGCCAACCCAGCCCAGTTTGCGGCTGTATTTAAGCGTCAGTTTGGCATGACTCCTCGCGAATGCATGCGCGGTTCGATTCATCATCAACCCTGA
- a CDS encoding IS1 family transposase (programmed frameshift) produces the protein MQCPECGSEHIRKNGHRRGQQNHLCVDCRRQFVANPQTEFGYSDEVRRQCLKLYTNGLGFRAIERVSGVHHTTVIHWVKQSGELLPDAYDPEGVPEVVELDELQTFVGAKKNKLWIWTVVDHFRPGILGWVVGDRSGQTFEPLWAMVRVWRCFFSVTDGWKVYPSYIPEGDQIVSKTYMTRVEGENTRLRHYLARLHRKTLCYSKSLEMLKHSLRLVIHSLKFGDLPMPSRKSNR, from the exons ATGCAATGTCCTGAGTGCGGTTCTGAGCATATTCGCAAAAATGGGCATCGACGTGGCCAACAAAATCACCTGTGCGTGGATTGTCGACGTCAGTTTGTCGCGAACCCCCAAACCGAGTTCGGCTACAGCGATGAGGTGCGCCGTCAATGTTTGAAGCTGTATACAAATGGGCTGGGCTTTCGGGCAATTGAACGGGTGAGTGGTGTGCATCACACCACAGTCATCCATTGGGTCAAACAGAGTGGGGAGTTGCTGCCCGATGCCTACGACCCAGAAGGGGTCCCTGAAGTGGTAGAACTGGATGAACTCCAGACCTTTGTCGGGGCAAA AAAAAACAAACTCTGGATTTGGACCGTCGTCGACCACTTCCGGCCCGGTATCCTCGGGTGGGTCGTCGGTGACCGCAGTGGGCAAACCTTTGAACCGTTATGGGCGATGGTCAGGGTATGGCGGTGCTTTTTCTCCGTGACTGATGGCTGGAAGGTCTACCCCAGTTACATCCCAGAAGGTGACCAAATCGTGAGTAAGACCTATATGACCCGGGTGGAGGGTGAAAATACGCGATTGCGGCATTACCTCGCTCGTCTCCACCGTAAGACGTTGTGTTACTCGAAATCACTAGAGATGCTGAAGCATTCACTGCGGCTGGTGATTCACTCCCTCAAGTTTGGTGACCTCCCGATGCCCTCTCGAAAATCCAATCGCTGA
- a CDS encoding Uma2 family endonuclease: protein MISALTKPLTFEEFVAQYGDDPRYKLIDGELRDLEPTGPHEAIADQLTAYLAAEILRLPQKWVIPKSCLIKPPAVEATALRPDIIILDCLALQNEPLWQREPIISSGQAIRFIAEIVSTNWQDDYARKIDEYALLEVSEYWIVDYRGLGGVDYIGTPKQPAVTVCNLDGDRYSRQRYWINQTIQSATFPDLQITLHDLMAAIVDV, encoded by the coding sequence GTGATCTCAGCACTGACAAAACCGCTGACCTTTGAAGAGTTTGTTGCCCAATATGGCGATGATCCTCGCTATAAATTGATTGATGGGGAGTTGCGGGACTTGGAACCCACTGGGCCACATGAGGCGATCGCCGATCAACTCACTGCCTACCTGGCGGCTGAAATCCTCAGATTGCCTCAGAAGTGGGTTATTCCTAAAAGTTGCTTGATCAAACCACCAGCAGTCGAAGCCACAGCCTTGAGGCCGGATATCATTATCTTGGATTGCTTGGCTCTCCAGAATGAACCCCTATGGCAGCGGGAGCCGATTATTAGCAGTGGCCAGGCTATCCGCTTCATTGCCGAGATTGTGAGTACCAACTGGCAAGATGACTATGCCCGCAAGATTGATGAATATGCATTGTTAGAAGTATCCGAATATTGGATTGTTGATTATCGCGGCTTAGGTGGCGTCGATTATATTGGAACCCCCAAGCAGCCAGCCGTGACGGTTTGTAACTTGGATGGCGATCGCTATTCTAGGCAACGATACTGGATCAATCAAACGATCCAATCAGCCACATTCCCTGATTTACAAATTACGCTGCATGATTTGATGGCAGCGATCGTTGACGTCTAA